The stretch of DNA GAGCGCCCCGTCGTCGTCACGACCGACTGCGACGACACCTACCCGATGGCCAGACTTCCCGACTTCCTCGAGAAAATCAACGAGGGCTACGACGTTGTCAGCGGCGACCGGCTCTACTACGGCGCAGACGCGATGCCCGCGTTCAACCGCTTTGGCAACGAGGCGTTCGCGCTGCTTGCGAGCACGCTCATGGGCAAGCGCGTCCACGACACGACGACGGGGATGCGCGCCTACCGCCGCGACGTGATTCAGCAAATCGAGTGGACCGAAAACACCGGCCTCTCCGCAGAACTCCTGATGCGCCCGCTGATGCGTGACTATCGCATCTACGAGCTACCAATCGAGTACCACGAACGCGCAGGCGAGACGAAGTTAGA from Haladaptatus sp. ZSTT2 encodes:
- a CDS encoding dolichyl-phosphate hexose transferase; translated protein: MSSHEAEAFTFDDLAVVMGSYNEEDAIAAVCRDINDVTDGKAEIVCVDGSSDRTPEIAREHGATVVEQEPQGYGIAVKEAVETPERPVVVTTDCDDTYPMARLPDFLEKINEGYDVVSGDRLYYGADAMPAFNRFGNEAFALLASTLMGKRVHDTTTGMRAYRRDVIQQIEWTENTGLSAELLMRPLMRDYRIYELPIEYHERAGETKLDPLSGGAAIAKSIVKVAAEEHLR